The following proteins are co-located in the Paludibaculum fermentans genome:
- a CDS encoding DNA-3-methyladenine glycosylase family protein — protein sequence MKQAVEHLRAADPKLAAWIEQVGPCQIAFHPPEFSTLARSIVFQQLSGKAAATIYGRLEQAVGPGGVRPESILSIEPEQMRPLGLSGQKAKYLRSLAEKTVDGTINFAQLPSMPDEEVIAHLTSAKGVGVWTAQMFLMFALQRPDVLPLGDLGIRNAMQRLYRLRTPPLPERMTKIARPWRPYATYACWYLWRGLDGAANL from the coding sequence ATGAAGCAGGCTGTCGAGCACCTGAGGGCGGCGGATCCGAAGCTGGCCGCCTGGATCGAGCAGGTCGGTCCGTGCCAGATCGCATTCCATCCGCCGGAGTTCTCTACACTCGCCCGCTCCATCGTTTTCCAGCAATTGAGCGGGAAAGCCGCCGCGACGATCTACGGCCGGCTGGAGCAGGCCGTGGGCCCGGGCGGTGTCCGGCCGGAAAGTATCCTTAGTATCGAGCCGGAGCAGATGCGGCCGCTGGGCCTGTCCGGGCAGAAGGCCAAGTACCTGCGGTCGCTGGCGGAAAAGACGGTGGATGGCACCATCAACTTCGCTCAACTGCCGTCCATGCCCGACGAAGAAGTCATTGCCCATCTGACCTCGGCCAAGGGCGTGGGCGTCTGGACCGCCCAGATGTTCCTGATGTTCGCGCTCCAGCGGCCGGATGTCCTGCCCTTGGGTGATCTGGGGATCCGGAACGCGATGCAGCGGTTGTACAGGCTTCGAACCCCTCCCTTGCCGGAGCGAATGACTAAGATCGCCCGTCCCTGGCGGCCTTATGCCACTTACGCATGCTGGTATCTGTGGCGAGGGCTCGATGGGGCCGCAAATCTGTAG